In a genomic window of Paraburkholderia phenazinium:
- a CDS encoding DMT family transporter, which translates to MNLLLYAITVLIWGTTWIAIKWQLGVVPPPVSIAWRFALAALILFAVLRILRRPIWPPRAAWRYLVAQGLALFCCNFLCFYYAEQIVPSGLVAVIFSIAPLLNSINGRLFMGRPLQPTVIVGAMLGLIGILCLFVPQMAGHLGDRTAWLGLAIAFLGTLCFSTGSLLSSRMQSMGLHPLVTNSWAMLIGASILTVGSALAGLSFAVEPDARYLGALAYLAVFGSVVGFTAYLMLVGRMGPERAAYCTVLFPIVALAVSTVYEGYHWTALAAVGLVLVVAGNLVAFDLTRRFFARRATA; encoded by the coding sequence ATGAACCTGCTTCTCTACGCGATAACCGTCCTGATCTGGGGCACGACCTGGATTGCCATCAAGTGGCAGCTCGGCGTGGTGCCGCCGCCGGTGTCGATCGCCTGGCGCTTTGCGCTCGCCGCGCTCATCCTGTTCGCAGTGCTGCGCATCCTGCGCCGGCCCATCTGGCCGCCGCGCGCCGCATGGCGGTATCTGGTGGCACAGGGGCTGGCGCTGTTCTGCTGCAATTTCCTGTGCTTCTACTACGCCGAGCAGATCGTGCCGAGCGGTCTGGTCGCGGTGATCTTCTCGATCGCGCCGCTCCTGAACTCGATCAACGGCCGGCTGTTCATGGGCCGTCCGCTGCAACCCACGGTTATCGTGGGGGCGATGCTCGGGCTGATCGGCATCCTGTGCCTGTTCGTGCCGCAGATGGCCGGACATCTCGGCGACCGCACCGCCTGGCTCGGCCTCGCGATCGCGTTTCTCGGCACGCTGTGCTTTTCCACCGGCAGCCTGCTGTCGAGCCGGATGCAGTCGATGGGCCTGCACCCGCTCGTCACCAATAGCTGGGCCATGCTGATCGGCGCCAGCATCCTGACGGTGGGCAGCGCGTTGGCGGGCTTGTCGTTTGCTGTCGAGCCCGATGCGCGCTATCTCGGCGCGCTGGCTTATCTGGCCGTGTTCGGTTCGGTGGTCGGCTTTACGGCCTATCTGATGCTGGTCGGGCGGATGGGCCCGGAGCGCGCCGCCTACTGTACCGTGCTGTTTCCGATCGTGGCGCTGGCGGTATCGACCGTCTACGAGGGCTATCACTGGACCGCACTGGCCGCCGTCGGCCTGGTGCTGGTGGTGGCCGGCAATCTGGTGGCATTCGATCTGACGCGGCGGTTCTTCGCGCGGCGCGCGACGGCCTGA
- a CDS encoding MFS transporter, producing MTECAVETLAPATLMASKPTTRPRLTLALVASGMFMAVLDTTIVNVALPAMHATLGASVGGLAWIVDAYTLSFAALILAGGVASDRFGAKAVYLCGLALFVAASAACGLAPNVGALVVARFVQGTGAALFLPASLAIVRSTFDDPVERARAIAVWATIASVAASVGPVLGGILVQGYGWRSAFLINVPTGIVGFGGAWLVVRHSLRSGARRFDWAGQLATIVALGSLCYAAIELPSRGIAAREVWGAALIAVLATLTLIAVERRTHDPMVPPQWFRNRLFVAMNLAGTSVYVGYFGLLFVLSLYLHGEMGMNARQTGLTLLPIAASLSLGNLLSGKLHGRFNATQLMASGLGFAAVAVPLMAASLEMRAPWVLTYAAMIVFGCGTALSVAPMISTVLEQVPGELAGVAAGLLNALRQAGSLFGVAIAGAATILAPRVSIALWWVGGVGFVMYAAAALMSAFAPRWREGEGHGVHAR from the coding sequence ATGACCGAATGCGCTGTCGAGACGCTTGCCCCCGCCACCCTGATGGCGTCGAAACCCACCACCCGCCCGCGCCTGACGCTGGCGCTGGTGGCGAGCGGCATGTTCATGGCGGTGCTCGACACGACTATCGTCAATGTCGCGCTGCCCGCGATGCATGCCACGCTCGGAGCATCGGTGGGCGGCCTCGCCTGGATCGTCGATGCGTACACGCTCAGTTTCGCCGCCCTGATTCTGGCAGGCGGCGTCGCCTCCGATCGCTTCGGCGCGAAGGCTGTGTATCTGTGCGGGCTGGCGTTGTTCGTGGCGGCGTCGGCAGCCTGTGGGCTCGCGCCGAATGTCGGCGCGCTGGTCGTGGCGCGCTTCGTCCAGGGCACAGGTGCGGCGTTGTTCCTGCCGGCCTCGCTGGCGATTGTCCGCAGCACCTTCGACGACCCTGTCGAACGGGCGCGGGCCATTGCGGTATGGGCCACGATTGCGTCCGTGGCGGCGTCGGTCGGGCCGGTGCTTGGCGGCATCCTTGTGCAAGGGTATGGCTGGCGCAGCGCCTTTCTGATCAACGTGCCGACGGGGATTGTCGGTTTCGGCGGAGCGTGGCTGGTGGTGCGTCACAGCCTGCGCAGCGGTGCGCGCCGCTTCGACTGGGCCGGTCAACTGGCAACCATCGTCGCGCTGGGCTCGCTGTGCTATGCGGCAATCGAACTGCCGTCGCGCGGCATCGCGGCGCGTGAGGTGTGGGGCGCCGCGCTAATCGCCGTGCTGGCGACGCTGACGCTGATTGCGGTCGAGCGGCGCACGCACGATCCAATGGTGCCGCCGCAGTGGTTTCGCAACCGTCTGTTCGTCGCGATGAATCTGGCAGGGACCTCGGTGTACGTCGGCTATTTCGGCTTGCTGTTCGTGCTGAGCCTTTACCTGCACGGCGAGATGGGCATGAATGCACGTCAGACCGGTCTTACGCTGCTGCCGATCGCTGCTAGCCTGTCTCTGGGTAATTTGCTGTCGGGCAAGTTGCATGGCCGCTTCAACGCAACGCAACTGATGGCGAGCGGGCTTGGCTTTGCCGCCGTCGCTGTTCCGCTGATGGCCGCGAGCCTGGAGATGCGCGCGCCGTGGGTGCTGACGTATGCGGCGATGATCGTGTTCGGCTGCGGCACCGCGCTCTCGGTAGCGCCGATGATCTCGACGGTGCTGGAACAGGTGCCCGGCGAGCTGGCTGGGGTGGCCGCGGGTCTGCTGAACGCCTTGCGTCAGGCGGGCAGTCTGTTCGGCGTGGCGATTGCCGGCGCCGCGACGATTCTCGCACCGCGGGTGTCGATCGCGCTGTGGTGGGTCGGCGGTGTAGGCTTTGTGATGTACGCAGCCGCTGCGCTGATGTCGGCGTTTGCGCCGAGATGGCGCGAGGGTGAGGGCCACGGTGTGCACGCTCGCTAG
- a CDS encoding LysR family transcriptional regulator, with protein sequence MNWDNARFFLAVARTGTLRGAAVQLNVDQATVGRRIAALEETLAATLFLRTPALFVLTPAGEALLGPAESMEQAALLIERRIAGLDDQLAGTIRVATTDSLGKRFVVPAIAKVRRAHPGIEIVCVTSAQIANLTRREADLAIRTLRPDSPDLIARKLAQLESRLYASRDYVAARGEPREGEAFEGHDLVMYQQPVVPSMWSALCGEPTSRGRAVFQTSSTAMLFEATIAGMGIAELACFRAEDEPELVRVMPHRYNHFDVWLVAHADLYKTARMQVLVTAVVEAFATAV encoded by the coding sequence ATGAACTGGGACAACGCCCGCTTCTTTCTCGCCGTCGCGCGCACGGGCACGTTGCGCGGCGCGGCGGTGCAACTGAACGTCGACCAGGCCACGGTCGGCCGCCGCATCGCGGCGCTCGAAGAGACACTGGCGGCGACGCTGTTTTTGCGCACGCCGGCGCTGTTCGTCCTGACGCCGGCGGGCGAGGCCTTGCTTGGGCCCGCTGAGTCGATGGAGCAGGCGGCCCTGCTGATCGAACGGCGCATCGCCGGTCTCGACGATCAGTTGGCCGGAACGATTCGCGTCGCGACGACGGACTCGCTCGGCAAGCGTTTCGTGGTGCCGGCCATCGCCAAGGTGCGCCGCGCGCATCCGGGCATCGAGATCGTCTGCGTGACTTCGGCGCAGATCGCCAACCTGACGCGGCGCGAGGCGGATCTCGCCATTCGCACGCTACGTCCCGATTCGCCGGACCTGATCGCGCGAAAGCTCGCGCAACTGGAATCGCGCTTATATGCGTCGCGTGACTATGTCGCGGCGCGTGGCGAGCCGCGTGAAGGCGAGGCGTTCGAGGGCCACGACCTGGTGATGTATCAGCAGCCGGTTGTGCCCTCCATGTGGAGCGCGTTGTGCGGCGAGCCGACTTCGCGCGGCCGGGCGGTGTTTCAGACCTCGTCGACGGCGATGCTGTTCGAGGCGACCATCGCTGGAATGGGCATTGCGGAGTTGGCCTGCTTTCGCGCCGAGGACGAACCCGAACTGGTGCGCGTCATGCCGCATCGCTACAACCATTTCGACGTATGGCTGGTGGCCCACGCCGATCTGTATAAAACCGCGCGCATGCAGGTGCTGGTCACGGCCGTAGTGGAAGCATTCGCGACTGCGGTCTAG
- a CDS encoding winged helix-turn-helix domain-containing protein, which yields MKTLPLSAARTLHLAAQGLLTPPRRKATKADVLDAIRRMAQLQIDTIHVVARSPYLVLFSRLGAYTPQWLDEHLAEGQLFEYWSHEACFVPIEDYGLLRHRMLDPSGMGWKYAAEWHKKYRKEIARLLEQIRANGPVRSADFVREAGKSNGWWDWKPEKRHLEVLFAIGQLMVAERRNFHRVYDLTERVLPGWNDQRDLQPAEAVAQEVLRRSCRALGVARADWVADYYRLPRRPYVDALHALADEGELIPVRVDGWKQDTYVHHEFAPLIDDAINGKLTSTVTTLLSPFDPVVWDRKRAAALFDFDYAIECYTPAAKRKYGYFVLPILSRGKLVGRADAKAHRTSGIFELKAVHLEPGVRVSGRLAADLQRAFQRCADWHGTPNVQITSAPEALLEALAAQESAEA from the coding sequence GTGAAGACTCTCCCGTTATCCGCCGCCCGCACCCTCCATCTGGCCGCGCAAGGTTTGTTGACCCCGCCGCGCCGCAAAGCCACCAAAGCCGACGTCCTCGACGCAATTCGCCGCATGGCGCAGTTGCAGATCGACACGATTCACGTCGTCGCACGCAGCCCTTACCTCGTGCTGTTCAGCCGCCTCGGCGCCTACACGCCGCAGTGGCTCGACGAGCATCTCGCCGAAGGCCAGCTCTTCGAATACTGGTCGCACGAGGCCTGCTTCGTGCCGATCGAAGACTACGGCCTGCTGCGTCACCGCATGCTCGACCCCAGCGGTATGGGCTGGAAATACGCGGCGGAGTGGCACAAGAAATACCGCAAGGAAATCGCGCGCCTGCTCGAACAGATCCGCGCAAACGGACCGGTCCGCTCGGCGGATTTTGTCCGTGAGGCGGGCAAGAGTAACGGCTGGTGGGACTGGAAGCCGGAGAAGCGCCACCTCGAAGTGCTGTTCGCCATCGGTCAATTGATGGTGGCCGAGCGGCGCAATTTTCATCGTGTCTACGATCTGACCGAACGGGTGCTGCCGGGCTGGAACGATCAGCGCGATCTGCAGCCGGCAGAGGCGGTTGCGCAGGAAGTGCTGCGGCGCAGTTGCCGCGCCCTGGGCGTCGCGCGCGCCGATTGGGTCGCCGATTACTACCGCCTGCCGCGCCGGCCCTATGTCGATGCGCTGCACGCACTGGCCGACGAAGGCGAGTTGATCCCGGTTCGCGTCGATGGCTGGAAGCAGGACACCTACGTGCATCATGAGTTTGCACCGCTGATCGACGATGCCATCAACGGCAAACTGACCTCGACCGTGACGACCTTGCTGTCGCCGTTCGACCCGGTCGTGTGGGACCGCAAGCGCGCCGCCGCGCTGTTCGACTTCGACTATGCAATCGAATGCTATACGCCGGCGGCCAAACGCAAGTACGGCTATTTCGTGCTGCCGATCCTGAGCCGCGGCAAGCTGGTAGGCCGCGCCGATGCGAAGGCGCACCGGACGAGCGGCATCTTCGAACTGAAGGCGGTTCATCTGGAACCGGGAGTGCGCGTCAGCGGCCGTCTCGCCGCGGACCTTCAGCGCGCGTTCCAGCGCTGTGCGGACTGGCATGGCACGCCGAACGTGCAGATCACGTCGGCGCCGGAGGCTCTGCTGGAAGCGCTAGCCGCGCAAGAAAGCGCGGAAGCGTGA
- a CDS encoding FAD-dependent oxidoreductase has protein sequence MVEIQEAEVQQQQAVVADAPFSSLATREHQMFPELTWEEINRLRKFGEVQHWEPGQLLFETGHIGPGMFVTLAGRVKVFQRDGLGRERLISERGPKQFLAEVGQLSGRVCLVSGMALEPVEALLIPPIRLRALIVAEAELGERIMRALILRRVSLIEKGAGGPILVGKSNDARLVSLQGFLSRNGHPHSVIDERNDDALSLIEQFGAQPDDLPLVICPDGSVLRHPSDPQLATCLGMLPELDASLIYDVAIVGAGPAGLATAVYAASEGLSVIVLDSRAPGGQAGASSRIENYLGFPTGISGQALAGRAFVQAQKFGAHVAIPVRVKSLHCEESPHRLELKCGGSVKARTIVIASGAVYRRPAIEGLERFDGRGVYYWASPVEAKLCKREEIVLVGGGNSAGQAIVYLATHAAKVHVLIRRSGFEATMSRYLIDRIRSLPNVFVHPHTEIGRLDADEVGLASVVLKAPLADGTDRFDTRHLFLFTGADPNTEWLQTCGVQLDPKGFVLTGEKGLNSTCDLGTTVDGVFAIGDARAGSTKRVAAAVGEGAAVVSQIHQMLAIAAGEPEAVALGA, from the coding sequence ATGGTTGAGATTCAAGAAGCCGAAGTGCAACAACAACAAGCTGTGGTTGCCGACGCGCCGTTCTCTTCGCTGGCGACACGGGAACATCAGATGTTCCCCGAACTGACCTGGGAAGAAATCAACCGGCTGCGCAAATTCGGCGAAGTGCAACACTGGGAACCCGGTCAATTGCTGTTCGAAACCGGTCATATCGGGCCGGGCATGTTCGTGACGCTGGCAGGACGCGTCAAGGTTTTCCAACGCGATGGACTGGGACGCGAGCGCCTCATTTCCGAGCGTGGTCCCAAGCAGTTCCTAGCCGAAGTCGGTCAACTGTCCGGGCGTGTCTGTCTCGTCAGCGGGATGGCGCTTGAACCCGTCGAGGCGCTGCTGATTCCCCCCATCCGGCTACGCGCGTTGATCGTGGCGGAAGCGGAACTGGGCGAGCGCATCATGCGTGCGCTGATCCTGCGGCGCGTCTCGCTGATCGAAAAGGGCGCGGGCGGCCCGATCCTGGTAGGCAAGAGCAACGACGCACGGCTCGTCTCGCTGCAAGGCTTTTTGTCGCGCAACGGTCACCCGCATTCGGTGATCGACGAACGCAACGACGACGCGCTCAGCCTGATCGAACAGTTCGGCGCGCAGCCTGACGATCTGCCGCTCGTGATCTGTCCGGACGGTTCCGTGCTGCGTCATCCGAGCGATCCGCAACTCGCGACCTGCCTCGGCATGCTGCCCGAACTCGATGCGTCGTTGATCTACGACGTCGCCATCGTCGGCGCCGGCCCGGCGGGACTCGCGACCGCGGTTTACGCGGCCTCGGAAGGCCTCTCGGTGATCGTGCTCGACAGCCGCGCGCCAGGCGGCCAGGCGGGCGCCAGTTCGCGCATCGAGAACTATCTGGGCTTTCCCACCGGCATCAGCGGTCAGGCGCTGGCCGGCCGCGCGTTTGTGCAGGCGCAGAAGTTCGGCGCACACGTGGCCATTCCGGTCAGGGTCAAATCCCTGCATTGCGAGGAGTCGCCACATCGCCTCGAACTCAAGTGCGGCGGCAGCGTGAAAGCGCGCACCATCGTGATTGCGAGCGGCGCCGTGTACCGGCGGCCCGCCATCGAGGGTCTCGAGCGTTTCGATGGACGCGGCGTCTACTACTGGGCCTCGCCTGTCGAAGCCAAGCTCTGCAAGCGCGAAGAGATCGTGCTGGTGGGCGGCGGCAATTCCGCCGGTCAGGCCATCGTCTATCTCGCCACGCACGCGGCGAAAGTGCATGTGCTGATCCGGCGCAGCGGCTTCGAAGCGACCATGTCGCGCTATCTGATCGACCGGATCCGCTCGTTGCCGAATGTGTTCGTGCATCCGCATACGGAGATCGGGCGGCTCGATGCGGATGAGGTCGGTCTCGCGTCGGTGGTGTTGAAGGCGCCGTTGGCGGACGGCACGGACCGTTTCGACACGCGTCATCTGTTTCTCTTCACCGGCGCGGATCCGAACACCGAGTGGCTGCAAACCTGCGGTGTGCAACTCGACCCGAAAGGCTTCGTGCTGACCGGCGAAAAAGGCCTGAACTCCACCTGCGATCTCGGCACCACGGTTGATGGCGTGTTCGCGATCGGCGATGCGCGCGCGGGCTCGACGAAGCGCGTGGCAGCGGCAGTGGGCGAAGGGGCTGCCGTGGTCTCGCAGATCCATCAGATGCTGGCCATCGCCGCGGGAGAGCCGGAGGCCGTGGCACTGGGCGCATGA
- a CDS encoding DedA family protein/thiosulfate sulfurtransferase GlpE, giving the protein MLHDLVEQYGPALVFANVLAASLGLPVPAMPCLVLFGAMAAMHPATVGTQLASVLILAIFATLIGDSVWYLAGRIYGGNTLKTLCKLSLSRDTCVKKTERFFGRWGVRVLAVAKFVPGLSIVSIPMAGAMGTAYRTFLTYDSIGAALWSGTGLVIGALFAQQIDMLMAGAGRLGRMAGVAILALLLLYATYRWIRRRQLINKLATARMEVDELYALIAEGKPPVLFDIRSREKRKLDPFVIPGTQFADERQLNEIVAKYSPEQKLVIYCSCPNEISAAWMAKQLNEAGFSDVLPLRGGLDAWRDAGRQLEPLDEEPVSEVHPGVAPAV; this is encoded by the coding sequence ATGCTACATGACCTCGTCGAGCAGTACGGGCCTGCACTCGTCTTTGCCAATGTGCTCGCCGCATCGCTCGGGCTGCCCGTGCCCGCGATGCCGTGTCTCGTCCTGTTCGGCGCGATGGCGGCCATGCATCCGGCCACCGTCGGCACACAACTCGCGTCGGTGCTCATCCTCGCCATCTTCGCCACGCTGATCGGCGACAGCGTGTGGTACCTCGCGGGCCGCATCTACGGCGGCAACACGCTGAAGACACTCTGCAAGCTGTCGCTCTCGCGCGACACCTGCGTGAAGAAGACCGAGCGCTTCTTCGGCCGCTGGGGCGTGCGCGTGCTCGCCGTGGCGAAGTTCGTGCCGGGCCTGTCGATCGTCTCCATTCCGATGGCCGGCGCGATGGGCACGGCCTACCGCACCTTCCTGACCTATGACAGCATCGGCGCCGCCCTGTGGTCGGGTACCGGTCTCGTCATCGGCGCGCTGTTCGCGCAGCAGATCGACATGCTGATGGCCGGCGCAGGCCGCCTTGGCCGCATGGCGGGCGTGGCGATCCTCGCGTTGCTGCTACTCTATGCCACTTACCGCTGGATCCGCCGGCGCCAGCTCATCAACAAGCTCGCCACTGCTCGGATGGAAGTCGATGAGCTCTACGCGCTGATCGCCGAGGGCAAGCCACCGGTGTTGTTCGACATTCGTTCGCGCGAGAAGCGCAAGCTCGATCCGTTCGTGATTCCGGGCACGCAGTTCGCCGACGAGCGCCAACTCAATGAAATCGTCGCGAAGTACTCGCCCGAGCAGAAACTCGTCATCTACTGTTCGTGCCCGAATGAAATTTCGGCGGCCTGGATGGCCAAGCAACTCAACGAAGCCGGTTTCAGCGACGTGCTGCCGCTGCGCGGCGGTCTCGACGCATGGCGCGACGCCGGGCGGCAACTCGAGCCGCTGGACGAAGAGCCGGTCTCCGAAGTGCATCCGGGCGTAGCGCCGGCGGTGTAA
- a CDS encoding DNA-3-methyladenine glycosylase 2 family protein: MTLDRETCYQAVLSRDRRFDGWFFVAVTSTGIYCRPVCPVRPPKFANCRFYANAALAEHAGFRPCLRCRPELAPGHGLLDVSAPLAQAAAALIDGGFLNDSNLTALAARIGVSARHLRRIFEAEFGVSPIDYAQTQRLLLAKRLLTDTTLQAAEIALTAGFGSVRRFNDLFRSRYGFSPARLRQRRREAVSTDTFTFELGYRPPFAWDALLYHLTDHAIEGVEQVTERSYARAVDIRQDGRHVTGWLQAEDVPSRHALRLTVTASLTAVLPRLLSQVRHFFDLDCRPDLIDARLGELAASLPGIRVPGAFDGFEIAVRAIAMRQWPRADACAWLRRIAETFGARVTQAPEGLRAAFATADVLAQVPAETLRATGLSARGVHLLLKLADDVVQRRVFLEPLTPLEETLAHLRTEVGFDEWSVQYIAMRAIGWPNAFPAGDPLSAASAASAASTDSAAQWAPWRAYAAQHLALVHEEKAHAA; this comes from the coding sequence ATGACTCTCGATCGTGAAACCTGCTATCAGGCGGTACTCTCGCGCGACCGGCGCTTTGACGGCTGGTTCTTCGTGGCGGTGACGTCGACAGGTATTTATTGCCGTCCAGTGTGCCCGGTCCGGCCGCCGAAGTTCGCGAATTGCCGTTTTTACGCGAACGCTGCGTTGGCTGAGCATGCGGGATTTCGACCGTGCTTGCGGTGCCGTCCGGAACTGGCGCCCGGTCACGGCTTGCTCGATGTCTCGGCGCCGCTCGCACAGGCGGCCGCTGCGCTGATCGACGGCGGCTTTCTCAACGACAGCAACCTCACCGCGCTGGCCGCGCGAATCGGCGTGAGTGCGCGACATCTGCGGCGCATATTCGAAGCGGAGTTCGGCGTGTCGCCGATCGATTACGCGCAGACGCAACGCTTGTTGCTGGCGAAGCGTCTCCTGACCGACACCACGTTGCAGGCCGCGGAGATTGCCTTGACGGCGGGCTTCGGCAGCGTGCGTCGTTTCAACGACCTGTTCCGCAGTCGCTACGGCTTTAGTCCGGCGCGTTTGCGCCAGCGTCGGCGCGAGGCGGTGAGTACCGACACCTTCACGTTCGAACTGGGCTATCGGCCGCCGTTTGCATGGGATGCGCTCCTCTATCACCTCACCGACCACGCGATCGAAGGTGTCGAACAGGTAACGGAGCGCAGCTATGCGCGTGCCGTCGATATCCGGCAGGACGGCCGGCACGTCACCGGTTGGCTGCAGGCAGAGGACGTGCCGTCGCGGCACGCGCTGCGGCTCACGGTGACGGCTTCGTTGACCGCGGTGTTGCCGCGTCTGCTGTCGCAGGTGCGGCACTTCTTCGATCTCGATTGCCGTCCTGATCTGATCGACGCCCGACTCGGCGAACTGGCCGCATCGCTGCCGGGCATTCGGGTGCCCGGCGCGTTCGACGGCTTCGAAATCGCCGTGCGTGCCATCGCCATGCGTCAGTGGCCGCGCGCCGACGCATGTGCATGGCTGCGCCGGATCGCCGAGACGTTCGGTGCGCGCGTGACACAGGCGCCGGAGGGCTTGCGTGCGGCGTTCGCCACGGCGGACGTGCTGGCGCAAGTGCCCGCTGAGACGCTGCGGGCAACCGGACTATCGGCACGGGGTGTCCACCTGTTGCTGAAACTCGCTGATGACGTCGTCCAGCGGCGGGTGTTTCTCGAACCTTTGACCCCGCTCGAGGAGACGCTTGCGCATTTGCGCACTGAGGTGGGCTTCGACGAGTGGTCGGTCCAATACATCGCGATGCGGGCGATCGGCTGGCCGAATGCATTTCCGGCGGGCGATCCGTTGAGTGCCGCAAGTGCGGCAAGCGCCGCATCGACCGACAGCGCCGCGCAATGGGCGCCGTGGCGCGCGTATGCGGCGCAGCACCTCGCGCTCGTTCACGAAGAAAAGGCACACGCGGCATGA
- a CDS encoding methylated-DNA--[protein]-cysteine S-methyltransferase produces the protein MKHYLSIPSPLGTMLLRAEDDALTGVYFVGQKYFPLDAPNAANMAVAAPSRVLAESAEQLAEYFAGERQRFTVRLQMAGSTFQRRVWSELVKIPFGEIASYGQLALRLGLAAGSARAVGAANGRNPVSIIVPCHRVISSAGELTGYAGGLERKAALLTLERPAAAQPRQLELLDTEGVR, from the coding sequence ATGAAACACTACCTGTCGATTCCCAGTCCGCTCGGTACGATGTTGCTGCGCGCAGAAGACGACGCGCTCACCGGCGTGTACTTTGTCGGCCAGAAGTACTTCCCGCTGGATGCTCCGAACGCGGCCAACATGGCGGTCGCTGCGCCGTCACGCGTACTGGCGGAAAGTGCGGAGCAACTCGCCGAATATTTCGCCGGCGAGCGGCAGCGTTTCACTGTCCGGCTGCAGATGGCGGGTTCGACGTTTCAGCGGCGCGTCTGGAGCGAACTCGTGAAGATCCCGTTTGGGGAGATCGCAAGCTACGGGCAGCTCGCCCTGCGCCTCGGTCTCGCCGCGGGCAGTGCGCGTGCGGTGGGGGCGGCGAACGGGCGCAACCCGGTGTCGATCATCGTGCCGTGCCACCGGGTGATATCGAGCGCGGGCGAACTCACCGGATACGCCGGTGGACTAGAGCGCAAGGCCGCGTTGCTGACGCTCGAACGGCCCGCGGCCGCGCAACCACGGCAACTGGAATTGCTCGATACCGAAGGCGTGCGATAG
- a CDS encoding methyl-accepting chemotaxis protein: MRNNQPVTQQEFEFPSSQMLVSATDLTGRIEYCNPAFIAVSGYTKDELIGQPHNLIRHPDMPREAFADMWTTIRDGRPWTALVKNRRKNGDYYWVRASVTPVVEKGAVVGYLSVRVKPAREAVRAAEALYAKIREGNSRSHKLHRGTVVRTGLAGRLQAMMRLPVASRAAFGYALAPLALLLTGVAAWGGHPPLPFWIAFGVTSLISVGSWQLLARHLAEPVREMSGFATRLAAGDLTADLVIARHDDLGEVLQALNQLKANLAAIVYDVRTQISGMLDAAREISSGNVDLARRTELQAASLEETAATMEQLTTTVQANADASVRALDLARDAQAAAAVGGKIAGQVEQTMAGITAASKRIADITGVIDGIAFQTNILALNAAVEAARAGEAGRSFAVVAGEVRMLAQRCAASSKEIKSVVEASTTEVAQGTELVARTSSQMRAIDEAVSRVSSIIVEVANASSEQAEGIRQVNQAVSHLDGATQQNAALVEQAASTAQRLAEQADVLDEAVRLFTVADVAPVAHAAPSRPLQRNAKARQAESKEAALV, translated from the coding sequence ATGCGCAACAATCAGCCTGTTACACAGCAAGAGTTTGAATTCCCCTCCTCACAGATGCTCGTCTCCGCGACCGACCTGACCGGCCGCATCGAGTACTGCAATCCGGCGTTCATTGCGGTTTCCGGTTATACGAAAGACGAACTGATCGGCCAGCCGCACAATCTGATTCGCCATCCGGACATGCCCCGCGAAGCCTTCGCCGACATGTGGACAACCATTCGCGACGGCCGTCCCTGGACCGCGCTGGTCAAGAACCGGCGCAAGAACGGCGACTATTACTGGGTACGCGCGAGCGTCACGCCGGTGGTCGAAAAAGGCGCCGTGGTGGGCTATCTGAGCGTGCGTGTGAAGCCGGCCCGCGAGGCCGTGCGCGCAGCCGAAGCGCTCTACGCGAAGATCCGCGAGGGCAACTCGCGCTCGCACAAGCTGCATCGCGGCACGGTCGTAAGGACCGGCCTGGCGGGGCGACTGCAGGCGATGATGCGGCTACCGGTCGCAAGCCGCGCGGCCTTCGGCTATGCGCTGGCGCCGCTCGCGTTGCTGCTGACGGGTGTCGCCGCGTGGGGCGGACATCCGCCGCTGCCGTTCTGGATCGCCTTCGGCGTCACTTCGCTGATCAGCGTCGGCTCGTGGCAATTGCTTGCCCGTCATCTGGCCGAGCCCGTGCGCGAGATGTCAGGATTCGCGACGCGTCTGGCCGCCGGCGATCTCACCGCCGACCTGGTGATCGCGCGTCACGACGACCTGGGCGAAGTCCTGCAGGCGCTGAACCAGTTGAAAGCGAATCTCGCCGCGATCGTCTACGACGTGCGCACGCAGATCAGCGGCATGCTCGACGCCGCCCGCGAAATTTCGAGCGGCAATGTCGATCTGGCGCGCCGCACCGAATTGCAGGCGGCTTCACTCGAAGAAACCGCGGCGACCATGGAGCAACTGACCACCACCGTGCAGGCCAACGCCGACGCCAGCGTGCGCGCGCTCGATCTGGCCAGAGACGCGCAAGCCGCAGCGGCGGTGGGCGGCAAGATCGCGGGCCAGGTGGAGCAGACCATGGCGGGCATCACCGCCGCTTCGAAGCGCATTGCGGACATCACCGGTGTGATCGACGGCATCGCGTTTCAGACCAACATCCTCGCCTTGAATGCGGCCGTCGAAGCGGCGCGCGCCGGCGAAGCGGGTCGCTCGTTCGCCGTCGTTGCCGGCGAGGTGCGCATGCTCGCGCAACGTTGCGCGGCGTCGTCGAAAGAGATCAAGTCGGTCGTGGAGGCGAGCACCACCGAAGTCGCGCAAGGTACCGAACTGGTGGCGCGCACCAGCTCGCAAATGCGCGCGATCGATGAGGCTGTCAGCCGCGTCTCGTCGATCATCGTCGAAGTGGCAAATGCGAGCAGCGAACAGGCGGAGGGTATCCGTCAGGTGAATCAGGCCGTCTCGCATCTGGATGGCGCCACGCAGCAGAATGCCGCGCTCGTCGAGCAAGCCGCCTCGACGGCGCAACGTCTCGCGGAACAGGCCGATGTGCTGGACGAAGCCGTGCGCCTGTTCACGGTGGCGGACGTCGCGCCGGTTGCCCACGCAGCGCCTTCGAGGCCCTTGCAACGCAACGCGAAGGCGCGCCAGGCCGAGTCGAAGGAAGCCGCTTTAGTCTGA